From the Pseudorasbora parva isolate DD20220531a chromosome 2, ASM2467924v1, whole genome shotgun sequence genome, the window ATGAAAATCGAAATATGAAGTTGGCCAGTTAGCTATGGTAACCTATAGGGTGACCATAGCCTACTGATTACCGAAAATCGGGACACTCGGCCCGGCAATGAGATGGGGGGAGAGGGGGGGTAAAGTGAGACAGTTTTTACATTTGCTCCCCTCCAAGCGAGCTAAAATGATATATCAGTAAAATTGACACATTTCCCATTAGCCTAATTCAGGATGTTTCCTAgcaaatgaaatgatcagaatGTATTCAGGATGAAGGTCAGtgaaaatatgattgtttttttttgttttttttaaagtggtcTTGTGTCTCACTTTACACCAGCTTAGGGGTAAACTGAGACAGAGCAAAGAAAACAAGGAGATAAAGTGACCCACTTGCTTTTTCTACTCTGAAACTATAAAAACACATGTTGTAACAGTTTGAATCCTGACAGCTAGCTTGACAACCACACATACCAGAACTAATTTTGGACTATTAACAGTTAagtcagcaaaaaaaaaattgaaaaaattTGAGTCAGCCTCTGACTCAGAACACAGGAGACAGGACTAGACCCACCTGGATTAGAACATCAGCCTACTGTCATACTCTACAACTAGGCATACTCTACATTCCATTTCCTAAAAAGACATTTTTAGAAAAAACGATCTCTCTTAGCAATTCAGGCTAATCTTCAGCTAGCATCATCCCATGGTTTTATATGTTGTTAGTTCATCAACATGTGATATAAGTTCTTCTACCTGAATCTATTTTATTTGGCATAACAGCTGATTATGTTGACAGCAAGAAAATGTGCTTACTGACCACAACACCGTGAGGTCCTCTCCTTCGGGCAAGGGAAAAATTAGAGGGGCTTGAAAACATAATGGCCATATGACCACAAATGTTCTGTTGACCAGATACATTGCATTACATCTCACATTACCCCACTCTCCCCTACTCAAATGATACTCAAAGTTTACTCAAAGATTCCATATTAATTCCAATACATTTCAAGTATGCCCCTCTGTATGGAAATAAAATTGTTATATTAGGGCCAGGAGGACTTGAAAACAGGACGTTAGGTCACATTATGTtaaccaaaaataaattgaTATCTATTTAGTGACTGATTGATATCAGCCAAACGTTCCCAACAGACCCTCACAGTACGTTTGGGTCTGCCGAGTCTGTCCAGCTTCCTCCCCTGCCATCGGATCCAACTCACCACCAGGTAGTGATCGGTTGACAGCTCCGCCCCTCTCTTCACCCTAGTGTCCAAGACATACGGCTGGAGGTCAGATAAGACGACCACAAAGTCGATCATCGACCTTCTGCCTAGGGTGTCCTGGTTGGCCTCTTATGATCCCTCCTACAGGTGGTGAGCCCACGGGAGGGCGGCCCCACGTCGCTCTTTCGGGCTGAGCCCAGCCGGGCCCCATGGGGGAAGGCCCGGCCACTAAGCGCTCGCATACGAGCCCCAACCCCGGCTGCGCCATGCCGGGCGACGTCTCGGTCCTTGATTTTGTATTAATCATAGTGGGCTTGTGAACTGCTCTTAGTCTGACCCGCCATCAAGGACCTGTTTGCCTTGGGAGGCCCTACCAGGGGCAAATAGCCCCGGACAACATAGCTCCTAGGATCATTCAGGTACTCAAACCCCTCCACCACAATAAGGTGACAGTTCATGGAGGGGGTTCAAGGATTTTCTTATCAAATTgtcacaaaaaacaacaacatttgaaCGGTGTGTTTGAATCTTTTAAGAAGGTTTGAGAAATGTTGATGTGACCCCAGTAAATTAAAATGGACATTTATCAGAATTGAAATTGTAAAATTCACAAGAAGGTTTTTACAGCATTTGTTTATTTCCGCATGCATTTGAACATGAGTTGTATTATGAACAAACACAAAAGAATAATGAACACCAGTATGCTTCCATAAATGCTAGTTTGTTGTTGTCAGTTCAAGATAACTATTGCATTAACTACTGTTAACAATATGAAACTTATTGCAAAGTGTTGCAATacgttttttcatatttttaatattgtgatcaATGTCATCAGGGGTAAATATTTTATAGCTTAAAATGAGCGGTTGTAAATGTAAAGAAAGTCATCAACATATCAATGTCAACCTTATACTTaacaatgtgtaaaaaaaaggcCTTGGGTTCTCTCAGGTCGCAATGAGGAGATGTTAAACATGTAACAGTGGGCTGAAAAATTTAAAACGTTTCCAGCAAagatatttaacatttttcaaGCTCTTTCTGTTTGTGTAAGCTTTCAATCTAATCTGGGGTTATTTCACTCTATCATCACATCAGCAATAAAACTTACTTACAAACAGATTTTGTGAGTGATAAACGTCTCTAATGGCTAAGGGCAAAGAACCAGATAAGATGGATGAGTGAGGGTACGTGAGCTGCCGGGGAGGGCTTGAATTCATGAGATCTCCAGGTGTGGCAAGGAGTGGAAGAGTCTGTGTTGCTGATTTCATGAGAGTGGGTTAGGCTTCTCACTTGCGTCTTTTTGTGTGACACTCCTTTCACTGTGGTTTAGCTTGTCCGGCAGCATTCCTCCTGCCGTCACCAAACATTATCTCTTCCACATTCCATGAAAAGGTTACAAACTTTCTGCCGATGGTTACTGTAAAGTTATTCTAGTGAGATGTTGAGTTTGTCTGGGATGTAATATTTTCATCTATATGGTCTGCCAGTTTCCTCTGGATGTGCACTGGAAgagtacactcttaaaaataaaggtgtttatatggttctttggcagggtgtatggttctATGAAGAACCTTTACTGTTCCAAAGAAACTTTCCATTGCGCAAAACattctttgtagtgcaaaaaaCATTCTTTATACTATTAAATTGTTAGAAAAaatgttctttaaagaacctttcacacaATGGTTCTTTGGGGAGctaaaaaatggttcttttatggcatcactgtgaaaatacatttttggttcttagtggcacctttatttttaagggtgtatgATTTCTGGTTATTTGTACATGTTGCAACAAAAATAATGCAACTTAATAATGATAACATTAATAATGAAAacattaataatgataataataataataataataataataagaagaagaagaagaagaagaagaagaagaagaagaagaagaagaagaagaagaagaagaagaagaagaagaagaagaagaagaagaagaagaagaatgatATAGCTAATGaatgatgctaaaaatacagctttgactacaggaattaattacatgttaaaatatattaaaataaaaaagtattattttaaatagaaataataTGTAacattattactgttttactgtaaatGCCTTAACTCACCTAGAACATTTTGTTTAAAGCCATTTGTATGGATAATATGGCTATAATTTCATacataatggagaaaaaaaaggtGTAATCACAAGATGCATGGAGGAAGTTATTAATATTACGtgaaatgttttgaacattccAAAACCTTTACTTAAAGCCATTAGCCTATTGcatatcattttttaaaactagAATGTACTTTGTTCAGTTTAAAAAGGTGCATTTTTGAGactctaaatcctgactggacaGTATAAAAACACAACTGTGAACATGCATTCTATAAATACTAATCCTAACCCTAGCCTCCAATTATAATGATAAATGTGTCACTATTTTGGTTATTATTAATAACTTATCTGTCTGTGTTGCTGCAggtttattaaaacaataagcCCCTTGAGAAAGTATAAGCCTCCTAtggcttattttttttattttgcagtaATAAGATAAGTTCACCTGCAATATCCCACCAAACTGGATTTTCAAGATGTTTAAAGCTTCAAAAAGAAATTTTAAGAAACTGCACTGAATAACTGAGTAAATCGACTATAGTTGTCATCTAAGGGGTCGTCTTGTCTTTTAAAGGTCCCTTCCTTACGGAACAGACGCACAGGAGATCATTGGTAGAGCTTGTACTGTAACTTTTGGGAGATTGATCAGACATAAAGATGTAGTCCTGTATAGGGTGTGGTTGCAACTAAGAAACAATTCTAGTATAACATAAACAAGAAAAGGAGATTAGTGTGTGCAGTTCCCATAAAGCCTGGAATGACAATCAGGGCAATTCTTTTTATAAATCACATTCTAGCAAGAAATGTCCACCAGGAAGATCTGCACTCCAAGAAAAGCCAGGAAAAATAGGATCCAATCTACCattgtaattttgtaattttccttattgatatatattttttttgaacTGAGATCCCCTTCTTTTGAATTTTGCATTGAATTTTGCTATGTTTTAGTGTAAAAGGAAATGTAAACTGAATAGATAATGTCCTGTCAGATAATTAATggtatgttttattattattattattatttaaatctaaCAGATTTTGTGGAGACTGGAAAATCCGTTTTTATTTCAAAGATGAATAATAAAGAGTTGATAGGAGTATTAGGAGTATtagctccattgggctgtgattatggggcgtgtttcaaccaaaccaggaaagacctcaattggatagacctacaaccaatcagagcaacgaagcgacgcattgtcaaatgtcaacagagctcaactgcataAAACTGCATATGATGCACTGTGTTGCCCATGGTGTTGCCATGTCCGCATTTTTTTTCtatgttttttttcaatgtccacttgttgaagcgactattatgtgatatatagacccatgaatgcgaattttagcaggcaaccatgccaaaataacacacatttaaccCCCccaacttggcaaccctgtctgcatgcacgctggaataaacaatctttgccggtgttgtaataaaataaaataatttaatgatacacagagtacttacccaacatgatcatcgtttctaaattgtgaaggtgaatgcataatacaaacaagctctccatttaggatccgaacaaatataatccaagcccctttgatgacgtgcatggttacattactgtttatcatctgtccgtcatcgtctaaagcccgccctgatgatttcattggtccgaacagtttctgttcggggataattactcctctatggatcgaggccagaccgaacctccaaacctaaaaatgttgtgggcgagGCTAAGtgtcggctggcatccaggctacctaATTACCAGAGGCAACCATAATAATCAAAAGgtgaacatttattaataagcaatttaatgaatgtttattgtttaattattataacgttattaataatgttaatttattgAACATATTactcagtcgctttggtgcaTTTCTCACATCACTATTTACACTTGCACAACAGTTAGTACAAACATTTAGTTATTTGTGCACATCATAGCAGTCACTCATTCCTTCCAAATTGCAAATGATTTTGGACATGCATCAATTGTTGTCATACAAATCTCTACTgctttttaacattataattgGCTTAAGTCAGTCAGAATTAACTACTTGTGAATGCTGAATAGTCATTCCATTTAAAAACTAATAGTCCTAATTTCATTGTTTGAGTCATTACATACACAAATATTGAACTAGTTGTCAAAATCTGTCAAGCAAATTCTACACTTTCCTTTTTTAATGTCCTCCCCTTTTTCTTGTGCACAATGCTGTGAACAAATTAGAATTGCAAAGAGCATATGCAGTAAAATATGAAACATACATATCCAGTGTCTTAGTACTTAGTTAcatcactaaatacagtaatgtgtaactttactgtatttttcaaatCACTGTGCAAATAGTATATAGTGCTGTCTTGAGCATTTTCAGTTAGTCACCAAGATTTTGCATTGGAAAACATAACAGAgtaaactgtaaaataataaaaacatgacAAAGCCATTTGACCTTGATCTTTTTCATAAACATTGGTGTCAGGACTTCTTCTTGATGACACTGGAGTTAGTCTGGAGTTCATCTTGATGACACTGACTTTCATTGACATGAATAGTTGCTTTTGTTGAATGAGCTATCCATTTTAAGCAAGTGATGCACTTTTGCAAGTCATCACCTAGGTTTTGCAGTTTGTACTAATTGTTTTGAGAACTGCATTAACTGTTCTGCAAATGTAAATAGTGATGTGATAAATGTACCAAAGCAACTGAGAAAAATAAGCATAAGCAGCAATacagtcatttttaaacaatagttgGGTTCAATAAAACTGCTGGTTTAAAACAAACCTAgcctgggtttgtccattttcaacccaacttggatagatagatagataggggCTTAagataatgacggcagagtgcttctagtaaacacagaagctggcgaacggtggtctttcgaatcagccgtgactctggaaaacttggagttgagcttttctctgagaaaagaaaacGGCACTTAAAGAACTttaagaacggcactgaagtcattattaaaagggaagatgtgtttggagatttgccgaccagatacgccgatcagctccgcttcacctttgatgctctggttggttgtagcgctatcctatcgtgtgcagagggagtttgaaagacagccatTTATCCTGCACCTCTATGGTCCTGTCATTAGTGagttttcagaccaaacatcttgatgtgggtctggcttgtcagtataGCTCAGGCTCTAAGACCCTGACCGACgatattttacagtgtacaccaAAACTGGTTGTAAACAAAACCACAGAAGCTTGATCATATCAACTTATGGCACACTCTGAGATACAGATCAACAGTGACACAGTTCTAGTTTGTTTGtcttcaacaacaacaacaacaacaacaacaacaacaacaaaaacattcagCAACAATACAACCACTTGCAAATACCATCAGCAAAGGGAGGACATCTTTAAACCACGCTTTAAATAGACAATTCTTACCTATGTATTCTATGCAGACAGGAAGCTTTACATTTGCTTCAAAGTAAGATATTTTGGATTGCCCTCTTACATGATTTGCAGGTTTTCCACATAGTATTATGTTCCTCTTTAGTCATTATTCAATgtatttgttaatttatttattaaattaatgtgCTCTGAAATATTTCAACCTGTTGTGAACTTCAATTGTGAATTGAATGCAAACGTGATATGACCCAGATTCTGGTTCTGAACTCCAAATGTAGTGCCAAAGCAATCACAGATCCAGATCCAGCTTTGATAGGCAATCTCCATAGCTGTGTTGAGTGTTGGTTGCACAAAGAATGCATCATCAGAATTTGAAATATCCATGAGATGAATGCTGGAATCgaatatttttttatggcaTCCTGAAAGTTTGCAATGGTTAAATGTTTCAGTTCCTATCTGCTGAACTGAAAGTTGTGTCACCTATGTCTCCTTCCTCTGAACACTGTCATCTATATACATGTTTAATTTGTTAATTGCAAGGCAACTGTACCACCTCTTAACTGTAGGGGGAGCTGAACCTACTGGCTCAGACTTCATGTTTCAGTGTGCTTTACATTGTCAGCCTTTTAAAAGTTCAAATGTTGTAAATATTACCTCAGACATATGTATGTTATATGTGTTATTGTTCTAAAAAATCATGTTTGTGTTGTTttctggttacactttattttaagataCTGTTATATTGTACTTAGGCCTACTCAAATAAGTTCTGAATATTAATTAACTGCATACACAAAAAATGTTCACCTGTTTCAACTGTTTCAGTTGCTGTGTAAATTAAGTACAATTAACTTGGTTGTACATTTAAACTAAAATCATATTAAACAGACTTAAAAAAATCTAGTTGAATCTCATATAAgctaaaattatttttgttgaGTAAAATATAAACATTCACCGTAAAATAAACTGTAACCTGTTTTTATCCCAATGCTTTGAACACTTTGTTTTACTTTATACAGACAAATACAGACCTTGCAcagggaaagaaaaaaataacaaatgaaaATTAAGATATGCAAACTGAAATTCCAAATCATATTCCTAGAATCTGTCTTGCAAATATTTATGATAGGCTGTTCACTGGTGTTTTCACATAATGTGTTTTTGCTTGGAGATTTCTGTTTGGGGTCTGTGAAATCCATTTAGTCGTGTTTTAGTGTCCCTGTTGTCCACTGCACCAAAGGAAAGggaatttttttccagaacatCCAGAGATAGGAGGACGTATAACTACACAAACTGTGTTAGATTCAGTTATTCAAACGGCTGTAAAGGAGGTAAAGCGACCATGAGATGGTCCAGCACAAGTGTTTTGTTCCTGATCATCATTTTCCTGCTGATGCCTCTGACCTGGACACAGAGAAGAGCACCAGCGGAGACATGTAAACTCTTACACCAAGGACTGAGAAGGCTGAATCACCAGGTGCGTTATGTTTAGCATTTAACATATACTGTCTTCAAATATCATGTTACATCATGTAACTATATCTGTGTTCCTCCAATCTTATAGTTCAAGAGATTTCAACGGATGACCTTCACCCATCTTCAGAGCATTGCTGAAAACTGCAACATTTCAAACAGCATAGACTCTCGATTTCAAGCTTTAAGTCTGCAGTTTGAGAGCATCTCCAGAGAGCTCCGTGCATTTAAAGAAACAACAGAGCGCAGTCTGAATTCCCTCAAATCCTCGACTAAGGGTCTACAGAAAAAGACTAAGAGGCTGGACTTGAGTCTGGCCGACATGACAAGAGCTTTAAGGGAGAACAACCATCTCAACCTCAGACAAATacaaaagcagagaacagtgcTGTCTGACCTGTCCCACAGGATCCAAGACCAGCAAATGCACGTCAGCTCTTTGGAGTCCTTGCGTAATCAGGTTCAACATGGGATGCAGGATCTTCAAACTTCTCTTAAAAGACATCAGACACAGATAATGAAGTTGGAGAGTCAGGTGCAAGGGTTGTTTAAGATCCTTTCAGCATCCAAGGCAGGAGTTTTAGATCCCCTCAATTCGATCCGGAAGCAACAAGGTGTGGTTCTGAGGCATGTCCAGCCTAAACCAAAGTCCAAAGAACACAGAATGAGAGATAGATTGCCAACTTCTGGGCCCAAAACAACAACCGAACAACCACAGACACACAAAATAAGAGACAAACAATGGCAACCGTGGCAGAGCACTGCACAACCAATAGTTCAGGCTGAAGAGGAACTTTTTCAATTTCCACTTCGACAAAAAATTCCACATATGCACGCACCAAAGGAAGAAGCCAGAGGTATTTCGAAAATTCTTGTGGTTTTGTTTCtaaaattgaaattgaaatgcATTTGTATACACTTATTCACAGTTTAGACACATACACTTTTTACCTCACTGTTTAACAATTTAAATTTTCCATTATTCAAAAACGATGTACTATTTAGAAAATAATCTAATAATTTGGTATGCCCTTCTGAAAGTTTGCAATGGTTAAATGTTTCAGTTTCTATCTGCTAAACTGAAAGTTATGTCACTTATGTCTGCTTCCACTGAGCACTGCCATCTATATACatgtataatatatacaaacaggatatagaataaaatattaaaaataaataggaCTGCATGTAACAAGTTTTTATTGGACCAATTTTTCCATTGTTACTGTCAGAACAAGTACCAAGACACAGGTCAGATtgcataatttttatttatttatgccaaAATGTGAAATGTCTAATAATGATTTTGTATCTCATTCTAAAAGTTTGCAACGTGGGTTCGATGCTTCTGTTCCCGTCTGCTTCTACCGAAAATTATGTCACCTTCCAGAGTAGTTTCCAAACAGGAATACATGAACTCTCTCTCTGCACTTGGCTGAAAGTAGATGCCAAGTATTTTGGAACAGTTCTTTCTTATGCCACGGAGAACAATGACAATATGCTTGTTCTCTATGGCAGAAATTCTGACCTTCTAGGCTTCATGGATTTTGTGATTGGGGATCCAGCATATCGTCAATTATCTTTACAAAATATACTTGAAGGACACTGGCACCATTTATGCCTCATCTGGTCTTCCATTGAAGGCAGGTTTTGGTATTATTTAGACAGTCATCTTGTATCTACTGGATCCAAGTTCCAGAAGGGCTATGAGATCCCTCCTGTGGGCTCTCTGATCTTGGGGCAGGAACAGGATTCGGTTGGAGGGGACTTTGATGAAGCTGAAGCATTTGTGGGCAGACTGGCTGGCTTTGTGTTGTGGGCTAGGACCCTGAGCCCTGGGGAAGTGTCTGGGCTGGCCGCTGGTAAAGGGGTGCCACGAGGAGCAGTGCTCACCATGGATGATGTAGACCAGATATTTGGCTCTGTTGAGCATATTACCTGTGAGTGTCTGGAACACTGCATGTAAAAGAATGACAGAATCAGCCAGAAGACCTCTGTATACGCATTGTTTTtgaatttgtgtttattttgtatttttattttattttcattaatcaTATTTTACACATTTGGTCTTACTATTTTTAGACTTTGTATTTCAACTAAGCTTATCATTGTCAACACAGTGTCAAGCCAACACGATTTCTTGATcagcaaaaatataaattaatgaatcAAGGAACTTcaatttgtcattttttttcagactccaatatataaaatatttttaaaaaatctgtaaaTTTAACAGTTAATGAACCACAACATGTATTCATACTGTGCTgagcataatatatatatagccatgatgttgtaattgatgcagtatgtggtctggcattgtcatgttggaaaatgcaaggtcttccctggaAGAGACaacatctggatgggagcatatgttgttctagaacttggatatacctttcagcatttatgcctttccagatgtgtaagctgcccatgccacacacactcatgcaaccccataccatcagagatgcaggcttctgaacctgCATGGATTGTGTTCACCTACAATGTTTTCTgaaagtattcctgagcccatgctGTGTTTTCCATtgcagtagcattcctgtatgttaTGCAGTGTcttctaagggcccgaagatcacaggcatccagtatggtatTCCGGCCTCGACCCTTATGCACAAAGATTGTTcaagattctctgaatcttttgatgatattatgcactgtagatgatgctaactttaaactctttgcaatttttctctgagaaacagGCGTTTTCTCTGAGGCGTTTCAAACTGTGAGTTGTAgttgcatgagtgcgtgtggcacagagagcttacacatctggaaaggcacccaAGTTCAAGAACAACATacgctcccatccagacgttgtctctttcagggaagaccttgtcttttccaacatgacaatgccagtcCACATGCTGCATAAGTTATAACATCATAGCTGTGTAGAAGGAGGATCTGGGTACTGAAATGGACAGTCTGCTGTCCAGAtatttcacccatagaaaacatttgacacataataaagaggaagatgcgacaaagaattagacaagaatgggacaacattcctattctgAATCTTGAGCAACTTATCCCTCAGTCCCCCGACGTTTGCagacttatatatatatatatcaattatAATGCTGTCAAATaatgctgtatatatatatatatatatatatatatatatatatactcactgTAAAAagaattgttggtttttgttggtttaacttaaaaaagtaagtaaccgggttgccttaaaattttgagtttattgaaataaaaaatttgagttgatacaatggaggaaatttgtttaaaggtcccattctccacgtgttttcgaagctttgattatgtttacagtgtgcattataacatgagttcatgtttcgtgtgtaaaaaaacaccgtatttttcacacaatttacttatctgtacagcgctgtttcctctgtcctaaaaacggcctgatgatttccttgttctttgaagtccctccttcagaaatacgtaacgagttctgattgggccagcgcttcccgtgttgtgattggacagcagcttagtgcactttgcccggaaaggtcccgcctcttaccatgacggggagatgcaagcgctgaatgcacgctcttctccacgtgggagaccaacaagaccacacccccttttttgcgtgttcttgtgggcggagggttagtcaacagaCGGTTCTAgtaacgtcatt encodes:
- the LOC137052913 gene encoding pentraxin-4 — its product is MPLTWTQRRAPAETCKLLHQGLRRLNHQFKRFQRMTFTHLQSIAENCNISNSIDSRFQALSLQFESISRELRAFKETTERSLNSLKSSTKGLQKKTKRLDLSLADMTRALRENNHLNLRQIQKQRTVLSDLSHRIQDQQMHVSSLESLRNQVQHGMQDLQTSLKRHQTQIMKLESQVQGLFKILSASKAGVLDPLNSIRKQQGVVLRHVQPKPKSKEHRMRDRLPTSGPKTTTEQPQTHKIRDKQWQPWQSTAQPIVQAEEELFQFPLRQKIPHMHAPKEEARVCNVGSMLLFPSASTENYVTFQSSFQTGIHELSLCTWLKVDAKYFGTVLSYATENNDNMLVLYGRNSDLLGFMDFVIGDPAYRQLSLQNILEGHWHHLCLIWSSIEGRFWYYLDSHLVSTGSKFQKGYEIPPVGSLILGQEQDSVGGDFDEAEAFVGRLAGFVLWARTLSPGEVSGLAAGKGVPRGAVLTMDDVDQIFGSVEHITCECLEHCM